A genome region from Triticum aestivum cultivar Chinese Spring chromosome 2B, IWGSC CS RefSeq v2.1, whole genome shotgun sequence includes the following:
- the LOC123042198 gene encoding nucleolin-like, protein MAIRILNLTTSSSRCERNWSTFEMVDAKRRNKLDVARRDNLVYIQFNGRMIDKRKKLSSSSDVLLGEDASRAQDWICEEAYIDDEFDPTTGVPYNIIDEAVGESEPTELRRSARVRELHEVEEYVEDDDDESDHAVDMEEDDIDYESDDDGVMATKDDDEEEEPPQP, encoded by the exons ATGGCCATAAGGATACTCAACTTGACCACAAGTTCATCCAGATGCGAAAGAAATTGGAGCACTTTTGAAATG GTAGATGCAAAGAGGAGAAATAAACTAGATGTGGCCCGTAGGGACAATCTAGTTTATATCCAATTCAATGGAAGGATGATTGATAAAAGAAAGAAGTTATCCTCTTCTAGTGATGTTCTTCTTGGTGAAGATGCGTCACGAGCACAAGATTGGATATGTGAAGAGGCATACATTGATGATGAGTTTGATCCCACTACGGGGGTGCCATACAACATCATTGATGAAGCAGTAGGGGAAAGCGAACCTACAGAGCTTCGTAGGAGTGCACGAGTTAGAGAACTCCATGAAGTTGAAGAATAcgttgaggatgatgatgatgaatctgatcaTGCGGTAGATATGGAGGAGGATGATATTGATTACGAGTCCGATGATGATGGGGTGATGGCAAccaaagatgatgatgaggaggaggagccccCGCAGCCTTGA
- the LOC123042199 gene encoding uncharacterized protein has product MDLPLPLRKARQTFQIGQINDGKLCIVNEKECTFSLWIWTASDDGIERFVLHKTFPLYTRFMDVTNCSVKDTISVRLMTVFNGFLYFAIRPWRNYVHQFKSPEWFLSLSLETAELKQHLKNRKRPVFPVHPYSVWPPFMKYISEDSKSEVTGNTVEDGSEITGKDSSVLIKALRSYKEALIKDGDANVAEIEAFSLCIDIEDEKNSLVRKIMALDELLRTVRDRVLRAGADPELADWEFYRQKIKTESWWKMCKGKLWRGFCAS; this is encoded by the exons ATGGATCTGCCGCTGCCCTTGAGAAAGGCACGTCAAACATTTCAGATTGGTCAGATCAACGATGGGAAGCTCTGTATCGTAAATGAGAAGGAATGCACGTTTAGCCTTTGGATCTGGACAGCCAGCGATGACGGTATCGAGAGATTTGTGTTGCACAAGACGTTCCCGTTGTACACTCGCTTTATGGATGTCACCAACTGTTCAGTGAAAGATACAATCTCAGTGCGGCTTATGACGGTTTTCAATGGCTTTTTGTACTTTGCAATTCGCCCATGGAGAAATTACGTGCATCAGTTCAAATCCCCTGAGTGGTTCCTGTCCTTGTCTCTGGAAACAGCGGAGCTGAAGCAGCATCTTAAAAATAGAAAGCGGCCTGTCTTCCCGGTCCATCCCTACTCGGTCTGGCCTCCTTTTATGAAATACATCTCG GAGGATTCAAAATCTGAGGTTACTGGAAACACTGTCGAAGATGGTTCTGAGATCACAGGAAAGGATTCGTCTGTCCTTATAAAAGCATTACGATCATATAAAGAAGCTTTGATCAAGGATGGCGACGCAAATGTTGCAGAGATAGAGGCCTTCTCCCTTTGCATTGACATTGAGGACGAGAAGAACTCACTTGTGAGGAAAATCATGGCTTTAGATGAACTGTTAAGAACTGTGAGAGATCGTGTCTTGAGGGCGGGTGCAGACCCTGAACTCGCAGACTGGGAATTCTACAGACAGAAGATCAAAACAGAGAGCTGGTGGAAAATGTGCAAGGGAAAGTTATGGAGAGGTTTCTGCGCTAGCTGA